Proteins co-encoded in one Hyalangium ruber genomic window:
- a CDS encoding formylglycine-generating enzyme family protein, whose product MIDIGGGRFEMGLSRQVREQLQRQWPQEPFSFHREEPAHPVAVGPYRLAEAPVTCEEYAAFIADGGYSRDDVWQALREEPEVDVAKLKERFVDRTGQPGPLSWSQGRFPEGHARHPVHGVSWFEAMAYAQWKDLRLPTEAEWEFAARGTDGRLYPWGMEFDPKRCTTRDTKPEDTVPVDSLPEGKSPFGVMHLAGNVAEWTADLYRPYPGSIDDKRVGPRDRAVRNDFFKGTVLTLRATVRTAHAPATRFPGLGFRLAGQMLLKRVGGA is encoded by the coding sequence GTGATTGATATCGGTGGAGGCCGCTTCGAGATGGGGCTTTCGCGGCAGGTGCGTGAGCAGCTGCAGCGCCAGTGGCCCCAAGAGCCCTTCTCCTTCCACCGAGAGGAGCCGGCGCACCCGGTGGCCGTGGGGCCGTACCGCCTGGCGGAGGCCCCCGTCACCTGTGAGGAGTACGCGGCCTTCATCGCCGACGGAGGCTACTCGCGCGACGACGTGTGGCAGGCGTTGCGCGAGGAGCCCGAGGTAGACGTGGCGAAGCTCAAGGAGCGCTTCGTGGACCGCACGGGCCAGCCGGGCCCGCTGAGCTGGAGCCAGGGGCGCTTCCCCGAGGGCCACGCGCGCCACCCGGTGCATGGGGTGAGCTGGTTCGAGGCGATGGCCTACGCCCAGTGGAAGGATCTGCGGCTGCCCACCGAGGCCGAGTGGGAGTTCGCCGCGCGTGGCACGGATGGGCGGCTCTACCCCTGGGGCATGGAGTTCGACCCCAAGCGCTGCACCACCCGGGACACCAAACCCGAGGACACCGTGCCGGTGGACAGCCTGCCCGAGGGCAAGAGCCCCTTTGGCGTGATGCACCTGGCGGGCAACGTGGCCGAGTGGACCGCGGACCTCTATCGCCCCTACCCCGGCTCGATCGACGACAAGCGCGTGGGGCCGAGGGATCGCGCGGTGCGCAACGACTTCTTCAAGGGCACCGTGTTGACGCTGCGCGCCACGGTGCGCACGGCGCACGCACCCGCCACGCGCTTCCCCGGGTTGGGCTTCCGCCTGGCGGGGCAGATGCTGTTGAAGCGGGTCGGAGGCGCATGA